The genomic window TTGGCGCGCTTTTAATTCCATAGGGTTTGTTTCTAAATAGAAGCGTTCTGAACCATGCTATGTGTATCAGCTAAACCAATTTGGTTGAGAATTTGCTAAAATTCTACAACCGACTGTTAATGCATTGTCTGGTGGTGTTAATGGACGCGTTGTGACCCCAATatcataaatatattttttttaactctgtcaacttatgtatattttcaaaaaatgtttaaaatttgggtaattctatacgacagcatgacactgctaatacgcgtccaaaaatgtcgaaagaggtgtcaaaaggcgcgtattaatctcgacaacaataatccgatggcggaaaagaaaaattttatctatgtctggagatatttgcagttgaagtttgcgattttcatgtggttgttgttgttgttgtacgcacaaaaaaaatgtgcatcaccgtggcggtagccacggttataccacacacccggacttggcatggcgtagccaagggttattttttataagcgcggccgaaggccgccaacgcggagaggtgttctgcgcaaaaatactatggatttatACCCCGGTTTTGGatggacccgcgggtcttttttcgggttttcgttaatatcttttgaacgagttaaaattttaaattttcggtttcgatatttttggacgcgtattagcagtgtcatgctgtcgtatagaattaccaaaatttATTTGTGGTTGTTGTTACTTAAAGGTACATAAACGATGTTCTGCGCGAAAAAAATTCGGTCTAAATCGGTGTTGGACCCTCGGGGGGATTAATACTGTCAATACCCGGAGTCAGCTCGGATTCGACCCGATTTAGTGATGTTAAGCCTTGGATAAGTTCTATATACTTTTAAATCTTGTCATTTGAGCGCGTCCCCTTCAGCATTCATTTCATGCCATTTGTTGTGGATCTTGAGTACTTGCAGAACGATGAATCAACACTTCTTGCTTAAGTCGCTATACTGCTGATACTATTATTTATTAAAAGaataatttcataaaatataatttaatccTGAGTAAAAATACAAGGCATATATTAAACAGATTTTTCGTCTGTTCGAAAATGACCATAGAGACGGCATTAAGAAAAACTTTCTTCGTTCCCCTGCATTATCCATTAAGTAGTGCCCACATATGCAAAACCCCAAACTCTCCGGTTGACAAAATCAATTCCATTAATGGTACTCTACTTCTCTTCAACTCGGCGGGGCCTACAGTTTTTATACCGACACCGAAATACATCTGCCAAGACCATGGCATACAAAGGGGCAACGTCAACATTTCTAAGCATTATAATTTTGATATTGCCTTACGCAGGATATCAACCTATAAATTTCGGTATGATGGACAAGCACCATTCCATAGCAAAAAAGCAGTAAAGTGCACTTACTGTCCTTTAGGAATTCTAATTCCGATAAATTTCTGCAGTAATGCCTTTTTCCTATGGACGGCAGTATACTGCAGTGGCAGCAAACATGCCAAATTTCGAAAGTGTTCAAGGCATTAATTTCTTGATGTGAGTTTTCTGCCGTAAAATAAAAGTATGCTGAGAACCAGCTTAGACCCTGCAGTTAAAATCCAAAGGAGTATATACAACTAGTTGATTTGACTGCAGGGGATGGAcgaattccttttttttaattcacgaTTACATGCATAtgtgtaatacttctatattgctaatagaaaattctcgcaatgtgttttgaattcgaaatcaaaacaagacagcttataaaatgtttgtaattgtagcagcataagtgtgacaagaaaaaatttaaatttaggtacattctattattgaatacaaaaccCAAAACGTTTAAacggcaatatatcggcactctgatgtttgggaatgtgcCTAGCCTGTTGTAGCaaataggagtattacatatattacaTGGCACATCAAATTTTTGCAAATCATAAGAATGTacgataatattttttttatttcaagtaaATTCATTataagatatttagaaaaataatcTTATGTCTTAACGTAAGCATGTACGTTATTTCAAAGTAGATTAGAAATTCAATTAGATGGCAAAATTAAAGCAATGAATATGGGAAGCAGTTCAGTCTCTAACTTCAAATACACACTAAAATGTATGTACCATAGAAGTTGCACAAATAAATGATTGCTTAATgattatgtatgtatgaattaacTCATTTTCCCAATCAAGATGTAgtagtatatgtatgtacattagagaaaaacaaaaattcttgtctgctttaatttttacaaaaaagcaCACATTCTTCACGTGTCCAAATGTTTATGATGGTATATTGGCTCAAGCACCTTCTGTAGGTTTGTCGTTGAAACGCAAGATACGCGTTAACATTGATGTAACACATGgaatttgtttttgctgatgcaTAATCGGGCAATCTGGTACACATGATTCAAAGTCGACAGCAACACGTTGATTGAcaaatgttaacaatgttaaaatGTCATGCTCTTTACCATTAGCATTTAATTCTTCCACAAGCGATTGCATAAACCACGAACCATTAGTGGTATTGCGCCATGAATAGAAACCCGGTATAGTTGAATAGGCAATAAGAAAGTCGGCGTGTACAGGAATTTTATAGCTCATCGATGTCTCACCATCAGTTTCCGTCGTTTTACGCATTAACACACCAGGATCGAAGTGATCACCCTGGCAAgcttgtataaaaaatagtttaggtTTACCGGCCAGGGTCGGACAAGTATGTGCAGAAAAATAATGCCATATAGTATCTAACTTATACTGAACATCCTTTGCATAGAGATAACCGTGTTCACCATGTGATAATATAGCGACCACGATACAATCGTTGTCTGTATGATCTTGAGAAGCAGCTAAAAATAAGGAAAGCATGTATATATGACTATATTAAATAATGAAATTCATACCTTTGTCTACATGTTTGAGAATTTCTCTTAATTTGCAGTCTTTATGAATGTTCACATCAAAGTGTAACCTTTTCAAGGCAGCGCCAAGGTTTTCGCAGTCTACATTGGTACCTTGCCGTGATTTTAGGGATGGTATATCAAAATATTCGTGATTGAAAATTAAGGCTAGACCACGATTTTTATGATTCATATTGTACTCGCTAGCATGACGATCTGCAGGCATACGCGCGGTGTATTTATGAAATCTGGAACAAGAGATAATTTTATTAGGCCATGCTTTAGTAGGAATGTTATCATAAagcaaaacattaaaaaaaagatttaaaaatagGCATACATGGGTGTTTCCACACAAAGGGCTACAGGTCAATATATTTACGAAAATGTTTGGAAATCTAGAATAATGAatgtggactaaaaaaataattctacTAAGAGCATGATGCTAAACGAGTTGATTTTTGAAATTAGTTACCTATGAGACTGTTCATACAATGTCtcaattaaatatttgaaaacgaaataaagtaaaattaaaagcaTGGAGGAATAAAAAGCTACAACTCCTTGAATGTCCTGTCAGTCTTTACGGGACTTTCACCTCGTTTATCAGTTGAATCACCCGAGAGTGTAAAACATTAAATAATGCATCTACAATAAATGCAAATACCGCAAAGTGTTCCAAACCATAAATGTAGCTGTTTTTCTAGTTCTTTGCATTTAAGAATATATCAAAGACGATCAGATACTATACATACAGAGGTTGAATTAGATCTTtcgtgaggacctcatatagcCAAAATGTGTTCATATGCATATATACTCACGTATATGTTCAGTTAAATAAAGAAGAGAAAAATATAGCGGTGGATATTTTGATTATCGAATAGCCTGACGACCTGTCAGGGAATGGCCAAGAAGTTCGCATGTGGTCAtagcaaatcgttcccgagatgcccGGGCTTGGTACCGAGATGGTATGAACGTACCgcatctacatccggcaaaggaccatcaacatcgataacactccccaagaccctCGGGGAggcccccagtgggttaggggatcagaatataccggcggaaagtatgcctgtcgtaagaggcgactaaaataccagattcaaagggctgtgtagcgcaacccttcaggttgccagcgtaatatacagcttctccaaacccaattgtcaacctcacctatccgcggcgaatcctgtttcactaacagacgaggctctggcgaccccaagctccgcatggcacttggtggtggggagggagggatggcctgaaggtttaatgtggccatataaatcgttcccgagatggtcgggctagcaccttaatggtgctgtgttaccggagcgtaccggatctgtttcCGGCAAAttaccatcacatcgataacactccccaaagccttcggggagcaaccttatcgctacaacaaccttcggggaatgtccttatagctataaaaacaacaacgacCTGTATGTAATTTCTGCACACCTTTTCAATGAAAGATTTAATCAAAAACTTACCCTGCATCCTCTCCCGCTCTATTGCAGCTTTTATTCGTACCCGTAGCATTTGATGCTGCATTCGCATTGGTTTCATTGCTGCCTGCACATTTCTCACGTCCCGTCGGTTGAGCATCAATCTTATCAGGACTCGGCAGTAACACGCATTTTTTGTCCTTTCTGCCTATGTATTCGTATTTTATTGCAATGCATTCGTCAGTCATCACGTTATTTCGGTTTTTCTATTTATCACGACAAACACTGCAGGTTTTTCCTTTTAGTCAATTTCCCTTTTCGCTACGCACGACCTCTGCCTTTTACAGTGCAATATAGTGGAAAAACATGTACGTAGTTAAATTGTACTTGTAGTTAAAATGCAatttaatgaccaaataaccatGAAATACACTAAATACAAATACCAGCTTTGATTTGGTTTCTGCTGTCGTTTTTAATCATTTGCTACCATTTCAGCTGTTGCTCTCAACTTTTTTATTCTTTCTTTCTTAAAACTATTGAAATTTCGAATATAATTCTGTACCCAAAATGGTACGTCGTTTAATGACGTATGTAGTTAAATACTCGTTTTAATTCAATAGGTGGTCAATAGGTTCATTTGCTACTCGAGCGCATAGTACACAACCAATATTAATCTAAACAAACGAAAGCACTGCGCCGCATAAACAACTGTATagtaaataaaacaacaaaaaaactaccAGAATTTATAAACAACACTGCACTTGTTTGCTTTGGAAGAAGGCAAGAAACTGAAAAATCGGACGCCGCGCAAATCACCGAAACGAAAGAGAACATGGGATAAGATATCGGAATATGTGGAACAGTGTTGATAAATCGTGTACAGGTGTACATTCTTTATGCATGGAATCATGGCGgagcgatacaaggtggcagcacggtgacatacctacaaacaaaaatacaatttccatgtactttgtttttgtaaattcgatggacaaatgtcaaaatcgtactgcgccggaagttggtgtatcaaatcaaattaaaaaaatgtataatcagctgtcccattctgccaccttgtatcgttccgccatgtatggAATATGGTAAGACGGATTTACTTAACCCTTTCCGCCCATGGTAGCCATATGGCTACCAATCTGTACCACCCACTGGgccaaatgtaccaaaaaaaatttaacacagGGTCATTTCGAgtactatttttaataaaaaaaacaatagtttgattttgttttacagctGCTTCTTAATTTGGGAACCAGAGGGTTGAAAGTTATGGTAGCTTCAAGATAGCGACAACGGCTTTCATGTATTATGCCTCAAGTCTATACGCATACGATGAGCGTTAGTACAACCATAACTTCGTCAAGATCAAGACAAACTCATTTAGCTTGAATTCGATACTCATACAATAAGGGGGTGTCGTATGCAAagttccacctaacctaaccttgccgcgttgctttgctttgacaTAGCGATATGTTAACAGTACCTTTATATCTTTTGCCAAGCTTAGGAAGATATATTTGCGCCCATACATCTAACTCATACGTATATCAGGCGAAGCATCCCAACAAATCGTTCTATGTAAATGCAACGTTAGGTCGTTGTCAAAGCAAAGAAGCGCAACTGGCCGCCAGAGCCTTACCTAAATATGTTTATGATACATGCAatttgaaacaggattcgcctcgcgtaggtgaggttgacaattgggttacggAAGCTTAAGTTAAAAATTCTTCCAAAATTGTATAAGTTAAGTGACGCGCCAAAATTTATTAGCCATGGCCTTCAATCATGCATGTtttatcatacaaaaataaatctcGAAACTCTGAAGATTTAAGTTAAAGCTTGGAAATTTATGTCATGCTATTTtttgatgttaactattataaggTACTATAAGCAATTTTTAAAATCGTGTTTGACAGAAATTTTTTGAAGACTCAAGCTAAGGTTTGCCAAacgtgagtaaaataaaaaatttatacaaatataataacattaaatctgtATCGAAATACGGTACCCAAGTCTCTGGGAATACCTTTTTTTATGGTAGCTTTCCATCACTGGTGGTTGCAAAACAAATGGAATACAGTGTGGTATGAATAAAATCTATGTAGTGAAATTAACTACTTGATTCTTCGTTCGTGTTCACCCTGTGCTTTTGAAATTTCAAAGAAGTTTGTACCCGGCAGGAAAAAAAGTGGTTGATAAATATCCGTTGAGTCCATTAGAGAATGTACCAGACatgtgtaatactcctatattgctacaaaaggctaggtacattcccaaacatcatattgccgatatattgctgtttaaacatttttgtttttgtattcaataatcgaatgtacctaaattaaaattttttcttgtcacacttatgctgctacaatcacaaaatttttgtaggctgtcttgttttgatttcgaatgcAGAACTCATTGCggacattttctattagcaatgtTGGAGTattacatatcgcacactaaaaCAAAAACAGTCACAACTCAAAAAATCGGAAATGTTCAGGAGAGGCAGAAAActgtttttacaaatatttttgcgatttaatATTCAAATTGAGTTCCCCAATAAAGATAACCATCTTAGAAAATGATTTAGTTCTGTGCCCTTATTTATACAATAAAAGGTAATTAAGACTTGTAGCTCTTTAGTCTAAATTTTTTCGTGAACTGGTGTGTATTATGTCAAATTGTGACTCTCTTCTTTTTCCAGATAAGTAGAAAatagaaacaataaaatttaactGCACTAGACCTACGGTTTGcgtaattatatttttaatatattaattaaatttaattttaatttaaacagTGACATTTAACTAATCACTTATTAGGTGTTTATAATAAGCCTCATAATGATTGTTTGGCATATGATGCTTTTTAATTAATTCCTGTATATCACGCTGCTTTATGATGGGTAGTTTTAGCCTTTCCGAATAGAGTGAACATAACCTGGAATAAGTcattataaaagaaaaaattaaaacaattgttacaaaaaaaaaattcttactgTGTTTTACATAATTTTATCTAAAATATTTACTCCACACAACCCAAAGCTGGAAAAAGCGTAGAGCTGATTTTTGTTACACACACTTTTTGGTAATTGGTAtctttatatgtgacccggtcaatgaaaaggtggtttatgacttaacaaagaaattgcgagaaacagctgttaacagctgtttttttttttttttttttggtcataagccaccttttcatagaccgggtcacatatgatgTTTTATAAAAAAACGAGTCCATGTTTTCTTGATTAACATGTAAGGTTTTAATGTCACGCCATACCATTTTTTGATTGTCTTCATTGGTGGAAAAATTTAGGCCCCACCTTTCTTGGAGTGACTTTAAATCGTAAAAGACGTTATGGAGATGCTACGGAGATTATACTTAGATATCGCATAAGCATACATTGAAAGtacatatttatttgttgttgcccACAGCAGTTATCGGAATAGAATATTAAATCTAaatctttgttgttatatcggcctactgatttgtaagatcgcgggttcgaatcgagctcaaggcctaacaataattattttatcattattattgttatgataaattttttcttaattgaaaatattattaaattagaatagaagaaagaaaaaatgtagacaactgccaaagctcgttgtatagatctatttcgggaactgctaaattcgtTCATtagcaacgtttaggcgccgctgctataaccattcagccatcacagcggttttttgtttgtcgtcATTAATcccacttctattctggttcttgccaattgatattcacaacactgcgacatctgttgcagaatgaatttgaaaattggactggtttgatggcaatgctgtcatagtttcatattttattgacactttttccccgtgctctcggatgtattaacaatttttgttgttatatcggtctactgatttgtaacatcgcgggttcgaatcgagctcaaggcctaacaataattattttatcattattattgttgataaattttttcttaattgaaaatattattaaattagaatagaagaaagaaaaaatttagacaactgccaaagctcgttgtatagatccatttcgggaactgataaattccttcatcggcaacgtttaggcgccgctgctataaccattcagccatcacagcggttttttgtctGTCGTCATTAATcccacttctattctggttcttgccaattgatattcacaacactgcgacatctgttgcagaatgaatgtgaaaattggactggtttgatggcaatgctgccatagtttcatattttattgacactttttccccgtgctctcggatgtattaacaatttttgttgttatatcggtctactgatttgtaagatcgcgggttcgaatcgagctcagggcctaacaataattattttatcattattattgttatgataaatattttcttaattgaaaatattattaaattagaatagaagaaagaaaaaatttagacaactgccaaagctcgttgtatagatccatt from Eurosta solidaginis isolate ZX-2024a chromosome 3, ASM4086904v1, whole genome shotgun sequence includes these protein-coding regions:
- the Dcp-1 gene encoding caspase-1, with protein sequence MTDECIAIKYEYIGRKDKKCVLLPSPDKIDAQPTGREKCAGSNETNANAASNATGTNKSCNRAGEDAGFHKYTARMPADRHASEYNMNHKNRGLALIFNHEYFDIPSLKSRQGTNVDCENLGAALKRLHFDVNIHKDCKLREILKHVDKAASQDHTDNDCIVVAILSHGEHGYLYAKDVQYKLDTIWHYFSAHTCPTLAGKPKLFFIQACQGDHFDPGVLMRKTTETDGETSMSYKIPVHADFLIAYSTIPGFYSWRNTTNGSWFMQSLVEELNANGKEHDILTLLTFVNQRVAVDFESCVPDCPIMHQQKQIPCVTSMLTRILRFNDKPTEGA